The sequence tctcagaacaccgtcaaaatgttctggtgacctgagagatcaaaccTTACCGAAATCtcctcctttctttattttcagatattgcgtgGTGGGCacgggtgagctggtcatgtggtggcttggtTTGTGTCTCACTATTTTTGGCTATTAATTAAGGACACAGATACAACTAAAGGGTCAGAgagaagttaattaaaattaagacaaaagaagttaattagtagcaaaaactagtccctaatgaagaagatggttagaatgaaaacctgcagccgctgaggccctccaggaccggcgtTCCACACCCGTGATCTAggagaagcttgggttgctgctgaggGGCTTTTACCCTCTGGTCTATGTATGGAGCCTAACGCCTCAGTGTAGTGactgggacactgtgctgtataatGGCAGCGTCCTCTGGATGAGACATAaagccaaggtcctgactctctgtggtcataaaagatccctgggcatccttcgtaaaggaCAGGgtatatcccaatgtccaggctgaATTgctctccatggcctagtcattctgcccaTCCATCATCCCCTTTCTCTAAttggtgctctctctctctcaccattaCACTACCTAACAGCTCATGATGGTAAGTGTTGAGGCGcagaaatggctgccgtcgcatcatctaACTTGGTGCTATACTATAATGGTGtttgaagtggctctccacttACTATAAGtcctttgagtagcgagaaaagagctatttaaatgtaaagatttatttattattattattatattttgctttgtttcctGACCACTAGCTATCTGCTTTAGGAGTGACTCCAGACACGTCCTATGCTACCCCCAATTCTTCCCGGATGAGTGGACCACAGTGGACTTCATGGATTGCTGAAAGGGCCGCAGTTGCTCTGTATGTTGCTGCCCACCGTGGACACCAAGATGCTGTCAAATTCCTTCTGCAGCGTGGTAGGCCTAGCTCGTCAttgaatatatgaaaataaaaaacaagttctTTACCATGCACATATTGTACATATGAGATCCTTACTTGCTGGTCTCCAGCAGCTTAGTGACAATAGTATAACATCAACACCACACCATGCATCCTAAATTGCTGTTACAATATGTGCATGGCATGTTACATCTACCAAAGTTTCTTTTCCCACCTCAAATTGACTGACTGCTTTTTTGTACCTTCAGGTGCCAGTATGAAATATACAACACCATTGGGGCGAACTGCACTGCATGCAGCCGCAGCTATGGGCCATGGGCAGTGTATTGAGCTACTGCTGGAACATGGAGCACCAATCCACGCAAGAGACAAGGAAGGACTCACCGCTCTGGAGCTAGCCAATCAGAAGGGCCAGAAGAAGAGTTCTCGCCAGCTGTACTTGTTCCAGTGGAAGCAGCGAGCAGCGGGTGTCCGGGTCAAAACCCACTTGGACGTGGATGAGCTCTTTGCACACCAGAGGTTTGACTCTAAGCTGAAGACATGGCACACCAGTCCTCTAGCCAGGATCTATATGGCCAACCTCCAGAAGCCTGGTGAGTTCCAAGGCACAAGTCTAAGTGCACCTTCTAACGTGCCAAAGATTCCCAACAAAGCAGAGAGACTTAGGGTCAAATGCTGAACTGGCAAGTGTCCTAGGAGTAGAACCTCTACCTCTTCTGCACGTAGGATGGAGATTTTTCC comes from Polypterus senegalus isolate Bchr_013 chromosome 14, ASM1683550v1, whole genome shotgun sequence and encodes:
- the LOC120514541 gene encoding ankyrin repeat domain-containing protein 60-like, whose product is MAFSTERRTQKKSPKGERRPGFPQSSLKVHLEETGEAFTVRKCRGDTTVKELKEGLELLAGVPMNLQRLCYLDRGDLLSDSTLRFYDIVPGGTVTLKVWHYDGYQKLVKAAAEGDVHLLSALGVTPDTSYATPNSSRMSGPQWTSWIAERAAVALYVAAHRGHQDAVKFLLQRGASMKYTTPLGRTALHAAAAMGHGQCIELLLEHGAPIHARDKEGLTALELANQKGQKKSSRQLYLFQWKQRAAGVRVKTHLDVDELFAHQRFDSKLKTWHTSPLARIYMANLQKPGEFQGTSLSAPSNVPKIPNKAERLRVKC